One window of the Colletotrichum lupini chromosome 9, complete sequence genome contains the following:
- a CDS encoding CHCH domain-containing protein codes for MPQKPMRLPPVKVLRVRNPNGKVEQPCMQVMTSVLACWASAGYNTSGCAALENALRGCMDQPKKPKEPSSTVNYHLGRGDQGNHMEMEVFPEWHIPGKTARAMALRSRQLNRPWQQQRRIRPMTVI; via the exons ATGCCGCAAAAACCGATGCGCCTGCCACCTGTCAAGGTCCTCCGTGTTCGTAACCCCAACGGCAAGGTAGAGCAGCCTTGCATGCAGGTCATGACCTCAGTTCTTG CATGCTGGGCCTCAGCAGGGTACAACACCTCTGGCTGCGCCGCCCTCGAGAACGCCCTGCGCGGCTGCATGGATCAGCCCAAGAAGCCCAAGGAGCCTTCGTCCACCGTCAACTACCACCTCGGCC GGGGCGACCAGGGCAACCATATGGAGATGGAGGTCTTCCCCGAATGGCACATTCCGGGAAAGACCGCGAGGGCGATGGCGCTACGTTCACGACAGCTGAACCGACCATGGCAGCAGCAGAGGCGGATTCGGCCGATGACGGTTATCTGA
- a CDS encoding WW domain-containing protein has product MSLFGNFDVAKLASQLGNFKIPDDPEIINQGHQDYGYSNYGSHSQGYDSRPPAGYAGGPQNGAEEYKREHPAAFGSSDPTRSAYSDPVSEGSAMSSVAAGVAASAAAGAYGTAPQYPTPHPGRYGDSTSSSPYPQQQQQQQSFGRPPSPGYGRPPSPGYGRPPSPGYGRPPSPRLPEGWVKRFDDNSRRWYYVNQATGSSQWEAPPPPSAMSPPPMSPPGHGVYGESSRYGGHSPQPGYSPQPGYGGHSPQPGHGGPPPQPGYGGPSPQPGYGGHSPQPGYGAYAGGAAAAAAGAGAGYYAGQQYGQSQPHGGYEQPQQYGQQPPQQYGQPYGQQPQQQYGQQYEQGYGSEEKKKKKKSGNSNMFLGVAGGLAVGALGGALIANVLDSDSDSDHHEHHYERRSSSGSSDHYRGRDDSDRGSDRGDYEEGGDYYDD; this is encoded by the exons ATGTCGCTCTTTGGCAACTTTGACGTCGCCAAGCTGGCATCACAGCTGGGCAACTTCAAGATCCCCGACGACCCAGAGATCATCAACCAAG GCCACCAGGACTACGGGTACAGCAACTACGGTTCCCACAGCCAAGGCTACGATAGCAGACCACCCGCGGGATACGCCGGTGGTCCGCAGAATGGCGCCGAGGAGTACAAGCGCGAGCACCCCGCCGCCTTCGGCTCCAGTGACCCCACGCGCTCCGCCTACTCCGACCCCGTCTCCGAGGGAAGTGCCATGTCGTCCGTCGCCGCTGGCGTAGCTGCCAGCGCCGCCGCGGGTGCTTACGGTACCGCGCCGCAGTATCCCACTCCACATCCCGGTAGGTATGGTGATTCCACATCATCTAGCCCATAtcctcagcagcagcaacaacagcaaaGCTTTGGACGACCTCCTTCACCGGGCTATGGAAGGCCCCCTTCTCCTGGTTACGGCAGGCCCCCTTCACCTGGCTACGGAAGACCGCCTTCGCCGCGACTGCCAGAGGGATGGGTCAAGCGGTTTGATGACAACAGCAGAAGATGGTACTACGTCAATCAAGCAACTGGCTCTTCTCAGTGGGAGGCTCCTCCGCCACCGTCGGCCATGTCTCCCCCGCCAATGTCGCCGCCAGGCCATGGAGTGTATGGGGAATCATCTCGATATGGCGGACACTCGCCACAGCCGGGATACTCGCCTCAACCTGGCTATGGAGGACATTCACCACAGCCCGGACACGGAGGCCCACCGCCTCAGCCGGGATATGGCGGACCCTCTCCACAACCTGGGTACGGAGGCCATTCTCCACAGCCCGGATACGGAGCCTATGCGGGCGGTGCCGCTGCGGCAGCTGCGGGAGCCGGGGCTGGGTACTATGCAGGACAGCAATACGGACAGAGCCAGCCCCATGGGGGGTACGAGCAGCCTCAACAGTACGGCCAACAGCCACCACAGCAGTACGGCCAGCCCTACGGACAGCAGCCTCAACAGCAGTATGGACAGCAGTATGAACAGGGATACGGCAGcgaagagaagaagaaaaagaagaagagcgggAACAGCAACATGTTCCTCGGCGTGGCGGGTGGCCTCGCGGTGGGTGCGCTAGGAGGCGCGCTTATCGCCAATGTTTTAG ATTCCGATTCAGACTCTGATCATCACGAGCACCACTACGAGCGTCGTTCTTCGTCTGGGTCCTCGGACCATTATCGCGGTCGTGATGATAGCGATCGGGGGTCTGATAGGGGGGATTATGAGGAGGGCGGCGACTACTATGATGATTAG
- a CDS encoding CDC24 Calponin produces MEDLLKTVVSQQSSSIRIVWISLPPVYPYPPLQVSPIFVPSTFSNNAVPANALLLVCLKTCPLLVSKDLRVWTVALSVIEISIFLCDAAELLRAQMLIPDRGLPGQLKADGIAIRTGRAPRGQVQSMGDVSLSTATGDQAQSGLAQSPANLKRPKPPSDQCGQPEAASPPQYRAVVPPLPLTSQPNQPVPTHTTSAHHHYPTIPPFVPITPLLLLPIPYSRGPGNQQSTGDETLHHIGPQQQLELGTGDWKPDLAGLTWIFPKHPSKLKQPQRLRRFHTLYPQILRPASCNSVPKSSNNLDLQFSVGNLALLNRHSQTISISQYLLAHEGLFEIHAIAHHYPHRSAPLRNFDSSTRKTDPPNQPNLPPPPTLGAGTSVSHTHTAFYLSLSHTHTQTPYTKTSLFLLVIRLFQSERPSLKPLVLIFALQEQTYPSPDDAHRPREPSPTPTATLSLLRPSTDILNPSPLDQTDSREPRTTNRFIDPPPPRPSVLARSPILFVAVVVVDVMAHAPLLRTNTAPVFQQSNGIGGLPNTMSNAPRASQLSGSTAYTSSGSFASFNSASTVTPPQNGGPVQATANIINQKADASRSLYQICMSLKQRLSQVPGFDPYLQELDPNDPVESLWALFRTGYPLLDIYNALQPEKPLEIEGANASASDSKKAKIALFKFIQACLKDLGIPSAECFVISDVLGNDTTGFVKTTQVVNYVLDIAEQRGLLLQLQPYPEDDLPMEPGSKLSYRDHIVKELVDTERKYVQDLENLYDLKSSLETKGIITGDTIHQIFLNINAILDFQRRFLIRVETTNSMPKTVQHWGAPFVTYEDAFDIYRPFIANQRKAAQVANQVFDQIKASGHPVAADFNTLDGFLLKPMQRLVKYPLLLKDLMKKSEDEDIKADLAGGIESAERVLSKANEEVNRDLLDEALDDLRNRVDDWKNHRVEQFGRLLMHGVYTVVTGKSEQEKDYEIYLFECILLCCKEISANKSRDKKDKTRSTGPKIRNKNARLQLKGRIFMTNVTDIVSLAKPGSYIVQIWWKGDPGVENFMIKYTNEEQMKKWAVALEAQRKENTPNKSATSPDSAAPDFAWTRENAGKLENPYLNQQDDDDDEELWPPASAPAQFPMPTQSTGGSMLPRNASSTSLRQRAATNESLAGMVRAPPPRFPLPQPPAPLSLSTQVPAPGASSPGARGGDSYFSPVADSPASSRTSTASNMFPNPAYQFPKSLTPQPGWEDPNQRYTAPAMPRAPSRDGSSQHRNPRGPSLPAMASNSQTAAQQQRSRSYSTPDINAPGNIRRTQGGTPVPAVPGIPAHLHPAHDQNIPRSQTGSPRVNDVPIRSNTQSPGAQRERQYGHQQSGSYGGTMSQFPAQPIYPRQGTPNSVHDRQLSIDAAASMNAMLSPPLGTGGISGSQSNPLASPDLPIPTQLKVKVNFVDSGNYVTLVVAFNITYQSLIDRIDAKLARFTNSSISKGMLKLRYQDEDGDFVTIASDDDIQIAFIEWREGARATAPGGVGEIELFCAHHTHIPTGGHFFAYMATWLLDYHTSRDGSITTTYFLALKDTVPYAGVVSKGTHSPDRSFSSFWKYLTSNYPGRLWMLLAYVSMGFFDIELFRADTSRAPIISLSLLLLVDYSLWDD; encoded by the exons ATGGAGGATCTGCTCAAGACAGTAGTTAGTCAACAATCCTCCTCAATCCGTATAGTTTGGATA AGTCTGCCCCCGGTCTATCCGTACCCTCCATTACAAGTTTCCCCTATCTTTGTTCCATCAACCTTCTCGAACAATGCAGTGCCGGCCAA TGCCCTCCTTCTTGTATGCCTCAAGACTTGTCCACTCCTTGTCTCCAAGGATCTACGTGTGTGGACGGTCGCTCTGTCCGTGATAGAGATCTCGATATTCCTCTGTGATGCTGCAGAGTTGTTGAGAGCACAGATGCTGATTCCTGATAGAGGTCTTCCTGGCCA GCTGAAGGCTGATGGGATCGCAATACGTACCGGGCGCGCACCACGAGGGCAGGTTCAATCAATGGGAGACGTGAGTCTGTCCACTGCGACGGGAGACCAAGCCCAATCTGGACTAGCGCAATCACCCGCTAATTTGAAACGCCCAAAACCTCCATCAGATCAATGCGGCCAACCTGAGGCCGCCTCTCCACCACAGTACCGCGCAGTTGTACCTCCGCTCCCACTT ACCTCTCAGCCCAACCAACCCGTTCCCACTCACACAACATCCGCCCACCACCACTATCCCACTATCCCACCATTCGTACCCATCACCCCCTTGCTCCTGCTGCCAATACCTTACTCTAGGGGCCCAGGCAATCAGCAGAGCACGGGCGACGAGACACTGCACCACATTGGACCGCAACAGCAACTGGAGCTAGGAACTGGGGACTGGAAACCCGACCTGGCTGGCCTGACCTGGATCTTTCCCAAGCACCCAAGCAAGTTGAAGCAACCACAGAGACTCAGGCGCTTCCACACTCTGTATCCTCAGATCCTAAGG CCTGCGTCCTGCAACAGCGTCCCCAAATCCAGCAACAACCTCGACTTGCAATTCTCTGTCGGCAACCTAGCACTCCTCAACCGACACTCCCAAACGATATCCATTTCGCAATACCTCTTGGCCCACGAAGGCTTGTTCGAGATACACGCTATCGCCCACCACTA CCCGCATCGCTCCGCACCGCTCCGCAACTTCGACTCGTCGACTCGAAAAACAGACCCGCCCAACCAGCCCAACCTCCCTCCTCCACCGACTCTCGGCGCCGGCACTTCTGtctcacacacacatactGCCTtctatctctctctctcgcatACGCACACGCAAACCCCGTACACGAAGACGTCCCTATTCCTCCTCGTTATCCGCCTGTTCCAA TCCGAACGCCCATCGCTCAAACCCCTTGTTCTCATTTTCGCCCTCCAAGAACAAACATACCCTTCTCCCGACGACGCCCATCGCCCACGAGAACCTTCCCCGACGCCCACCGCTACATTGTCGCTGCTCCGCCCAAGCACCGATATCCTGAACCCGAGTCCACTCGACCAGACCGACTCTCGAGAACCCCG GACCACGAACCGCTTCATCGATCCTCCACCGCCTCGCCCCTCGGTCCTCGCACGATCCCCGATCCTCTTCGTTGCCGTCGTCGTTGTA GACGTCATGGCTCATGCTCCTCTCCTAAGAACAAACACGGCTCCTGTATTCCAGCAATCCAACGGAATCGGCGGCCTACCCAATACCATGAGTAATGCGCCCCGCGCCAGCCAGCTTTCCGGCTCGACAGCGTACACATCCTCTGGCTCTTTCGCCTCCTTCAACAGCGCATCCACGGTGACGCCCCCGCAAAATGGAGGTCCCGTTCAGGCTACGGCCAACATCATCAACCAAAAGGCCGATGCCTCGCGGTCCCTTTACCAGATTTGCATGTCGTTGAAGCAGCGATTATCACAGGTACCTGGCTTCGACCCCTATCTGCAAGAGCTCGACCCCAACGACCCTGTCGAATCACTGTGGGCCCTGTTCCGCACCGGTTATCCGCTACTCGACATTTACAACGCCCTGCAACCAGAGAAGCCCCTCGAGATCGAAGGCGCAAACGCCAGTGCCAGCGACAGCAAAAAGGCAAAAATTGCCCTCTTCAAATTCATTCAGGCGTGTCTAAAGGATTTGGGTATACCCTCGGCGGAATGCTTCGTCATCAGCGACGTACTAGGAAATGACACGACTGGTTTTGTCAAG ACAACTCAAGTCGTCAACTACGTTCTCGACATCGCTGAGCAACGGGGTCTCTTGTTGCAACTCCAGCCTTATCCCGAAGATGATCTTCCTATGGAACCAGGCTCCAAGCTGAGCTACCGGGATCATATCGTGAAGGAACTGGTAGACACGGAGCGAAAATACGTCCAAGATTTGGAGAACCTCTACGACCTGAAAAGTAGCTTGGAGACTAAGGGAATAATCACTGGCGACACCATTCATCAGATTTTCCTCAACATCAACGCTATCCTGGATTTCCAACGCCGTTTCCTGATCCGTGTCGAGACGACAAACTCCATGCCCAAGACTGTACAGCATTGGGGTGCTCCATTTGTCACATACGAAGATGCATTCGACATCTACCGTCCCTTCATCGCCAATCAGCGCAAAGCAGCCCAAGTCGCCAATCAAGTCTTTGACCAGATCAAAGCGAGCGGGCATCCCGTGGCCGCAGACTTCAACACTTTGGATGGCTTCCTCCTCAAGCCCATGCAGCGTCTCGTCAAGTACCCTCTGTTGTTGAAGGACTTGATGAAAAAGAGCGAGGACGAGGATATTAAGGCCGATCTGGCAGGCGGTATCGAGTCCGCAGAACGAGTTTTGTCAAAGGCCAACGAAGAAGTCAACCGAGATCTGTTGGACGAGGCTCTGGACGACTTGCGAAACCGCGTCGACGACTGGAAGAATCATCGCGTGGAGCAGTTCGGCAGGCTGCTGATGCATGGTGTTTACACTGTCGTCACAGGGAAGAGCGAGCAAGAAAAGGAC TACGAGATTTATCTCTTCGAATGCATACTACTCTGCTGCAAGGAAATTTCGGCGAACAAGAGCAGGGACAAGAAGGACAAGACTAGGTCTACAGGGCCCAAGATCAGGAACAAGAATGCGAGACTTCAATTGAAGGGCAGGATCTTCATGACGAACGTTACTGACATCGTCTCCCTCGCAAAGCCTG GATCCTACATTGTCCAAATCTGGTGGAAAGGCGATCCTGGCGTGGAGAACTTCATGATCAAGTACACCAATGAGGAGCAGATGAAGAAATGGGCAGTCGCCCTTGAGGCGCAACGTAAGGAGAACACGCCCAACAAATCTGCTACGAGTCCCGACTCGGCGGCACCCGACTTTGCCTGGACACGAGAAAACGCTGGCAAGCTCGAGAACCCGTATCTTAACCAGCAagacgatgacgatgacgaggaaCTGTGGCCACCAGCCTCTGCCCCTGCCCAGTTTCCCATGCCGACTCAGTCTACAGGAGGCAGCATGTTGCCTCGCAACGCATCGAGCACAAGCCTGCGGCAACGCGCCGCAACTAATGAGAGCCTTGCCGGTATGGTGAGGGCTCCGCCTCCTAGATTCCCTCTGCCGCAACCACCGGCGCCTCTCAGTCTTTCGACCCAGGTGCCTGCTCCGGGTGCCTCTTCACCTGGTGCCCGCGGCGGCGACTCTTACTTTTCACCCGTAGCCGATTCGCCTGCTTCCTCGCGCACGAGCACCGCCAGCAATATGTTCCCTAATCCAGCATATCAATTCCCCAAGTCGCTGACCCCTCAGCCTGGGTGGGAAGATCCCAATCAGAGATACACGGCCCCCGCAATGCCTCGAGCTCCTTCGAGAGATGGTTCTTCGCAGCACAGGAATCCTCGCGGGCCGTCTTTGCCGGCAATGGCTTCCAACAGTCAGACTGCAGCACAGCAGCAGCGCAGCAGATCGTACAGCACTCCTGATATCAACGCCCCCGGGAACATTCGTCGCACTCAAGGGGGCACTCCTGTTCCGGCGGTGCCTGGCATCCCGGCGCATCTACACCCAGCCCACGACCAGAATATCCCGCGGTCGCAGACCGGCTCGCCCAGGGTAAATGACGTTCCCATCAGATCAAACACGCAGAGCCCGGGCGCTCAGCGAGAACGCCAGTACGGCCACCAGCAATCTGGAAGTTACGGTGGCACCATGTCCCAGTTCCCCGCTCAGCCAATCTATCCCCGCCAGGGAACGCCAAACTCTGTCCATGACCGGCAGCTCAGCATTGATGCGGCTGCGTCTATGAATGCCATGTTGTCTCCTCCCCTTGGCACTGGCGGGATCAGCGGATCTCAGTCAAACCCGCTTGCCAGCCCCGACCTACCGATTCCCACGCAGTTGAAGGTCAAGGTGAACTTTGTCGACAGCGGCAACTACGTCACACTGGTTGTTGCATTCAACATCACATACCAGTCTTTAATCGACCGCATCGACGCCAAACTTGCGCGGTTCACCAACAGTAGTATCAGCAAGGGCATGCTTAAGCTCCGATACCAGGACGAGGATGGCGACTTTGTCACTATTGCCAGTGACGATGACATTCAGATCGCCTTTATCGAATGGCGCGAGGGAGCCCGCGCCACTGCGCCGGGAGGGGTAGGCGAGATTGAGCTGTTCTGC GCGCATCATACCCATATACCCACCGGAGGGCATTTCTTTGCATACATGGC CACGTGGCTGCTAGACTACCATACATCACGGG ACGGTTCCATCACGACCACATATTTCCTTGCCCTCAAGGACACGGTCCCCTATGCGGGGGTTGTATCCAAAGGCACTCATTCACCGGATCGctccttttcttctttttggaAATACTTGACATCAAACTACCCTGGGCGACTCTGGATGTTGCTTGCATACGTCTCTATGGGGTTCTTCGATATCGAACTCTTCAGGGCAGATACATCCAGGGCTCCCATCATTTCACTTTCACTTCTTCTCTTGGTTGATTACTCTTTATGGGATGACTAA
- a CDS encoding methyltransferase — protein sequence MAEAPGTPPPTTAPAAGVASADPAPTTSPSRVVPAVAIEPAQQDDPVEADEGFASDNDSSIDDRISSYTASLSSSVIDYPEEYGRRYHAFRPGSYSFPNDEVEMERLDMAHAMMVRAIGSRLWLAPLAKEKVHRILDIGTGTGIWAVEIGDIFENAESRHESLSDDSKAHSSSLDSRVPPNVKFEIDDVESEWVGVKKYDFIMCRYMAASIQDWPKLIANIYDNLNPGGWAEFQDMSTEYYSDDGSYKPEHATYEWNQTFVETLDKIGRDPRPGPKLEGWVRGHGGFEHVAHHKFKTPIGPWARHRHFKDQGLLNLAQILEGLEGFSLKLLCGVLGRSKEEVLVQLAEVRRELKTGVFHALLDLHVVYGQKPALPAATAGTE from the exons ATGGCTGAAGCACCGGGCACACCGCCTCCCACAACCGCACCCGCAGCCGGTGTCGCATCCGCAGACCCGGCACCGACGACGAGTCCATCGCGAGTCGTTCCGGCGGTGGCTATTGAACCAGCTCAGCAGGATGACCCCGTTGAAGCCGATGAGGGATTTGCA AGCGATAACGACTCTTCGATTGATGATAGAAT TTCGAGTTACACCGCGTCCCTATCATCCAGCGTCATCGACTACCCGGAAGAATATGGCCGTCGCTATCATGCATTCAGGCCGGGTT CGTATTCGTTCCCGAACGACGAGGTCGAAATGGAGCGCCTCGACATGGCTCATGCCATGATGGTGAGGGCGATTGGAAGCAGGCTCTGGCTGGCCCCGCTGGCCAAGGAGAAGGTCCATCGTATCCTGGATATCGGTACGGGTACTGGAATCT GGGCCGTTGAGATTGGTGACATTTTTGAGAACGCCGAG TCTCGGCATGAATCCCTCTCTGATGATTCCAAAGCTCACTCTTCTTCTCTGGACTCTAGGGTACCCCCGAACGTCAAGTTTGAGATTGACGATGTCGAGAGCGAATGGGTCGgcgttaaaaagtacgacTTCATCATGTGCCGCTACATGGCCGCCTCCATCCAGGACTGGCCGAAGCTGATCGCCAACATTTACGA CAACCTCAACCCAGGAGGCTGGGCCGAGTTCCAAGATATGAGCACAGAATACTACTCCGACGACGGCAGCTACAAACCCGAACACGCAACCTACGAATGGAATCAGACCTTTGTCGAAACCCTCGACAAGATCGGGCGCGATCCCCGGCCCGGACCGAAGCTCGAGGGCTGGGTGCGCGGGCACGGCGGGTTCGAGCACGTGGCGCACCACAAGTTCAAGACGCCCATCGGGCCGTGGGCGCGGCACCGGCATTTCAAGGACCAGGGGTTGCTGAACTTGGCGCAGATTCTTGAGGGGTTGGAAGGGTTCTCGTTGAAGCTGCTGTGCGGTGTTTTGGGGAGGAGTAAGGAGGAGGTGTTGGTGCAGCTTGCGGAGGTGAGGAGGGAGTTGAAGACGGGGGTTTTTCATGCTTTGTTGGATTT GCATGTGGTGTATGGGCAGAAACCTGCTCTACCGGCTGCTACAGCGGGGACTGAGTAA